Proteins encoded in a region of the Candidatus Saccharimonadia bacterium genome:
- a CDS encoding GGDEF domain-containing protein gives MIESESLSRPPDESFSSSRGAEGWSTGLDLPAPAAAEHGELKAPERELTADELKELLASAKVEIADLNDYVAQLTTAIMKDTGDADQHSEDLRKKAEVDKLTGLGNPHAFAGARARFESPEGAGMAVCVFDLGNLTLPNNIEGHTVGDSLLERAGDSLRRAAKWCNEHCEPVGAAPATGEPAGRGRKQLIPPDRGGFRQGGDEFAWALPNTQVTYTGTNAEGEPALVMAPLAEVFVNRAGVEFGTIMFCGADTTSPSAEVVLGVSSLTGGYAECGQPGALSQADAASAEAKKAHRLPVLERFLADHREPAPDSLGRVIQIKRDAAAGGVVIVDGKEERFDKIIVDKKGNELPLLAG, from the coding sequence ATGATTGAATCTGAATCATTGTCCCGGCCACCGGACGAATCATTTTCGTCTAGCCGGGGAGCTGAGGGGTGGTCTACTGGCCTTGATCTACCCGCGCCCGCAGCCGCCGAACACGGTGAGCTAAAGGCTCCTGAACGAGAACTCACTGCCGATGAGCTTAAGGAATTGCTTGCCTCAGCAAAGGTGGAGATTGCAGATCTAAATGATTACGTCGCTCAACTAACCACTGCCATCATGAAAGATACTGGGGACGCGGATCAGCACTCTGAGGATCTGCGAAAAAAAGCCGAGGTAGACAAGCTTACCGGGCTGGGAAATCCGCATGCCTTTGCGGGGGCGAGAGCTCGGTTCGAGAGCCCAGAAGGTGCAGGGATGGCAGTGTGTGTCTTTGATCTCGGCAACCTGACGTTGCCGAACAATATTGAGGGCCATACCGTCGGAGATAGCCTCCTGGAGCGGGCGGGCGACTCGCTCAGGAGAGCAGCCAAATGGTGCAACGAGCATTGCGAACCAGTTGGCGCCGCACCAGCAACTGGGGAGCCGGCCGGACGTGGTCGCAAGCAGCTGATCCCGCCAGACAGAGGGGGGTTTCGCCAGGGCGGCGACGAATTTGCCTGGGCTCTGCCAAACACGCAGGTCACCTATACCGGTACGAACGCAGAGGGCGAACCGGCCTTGGTCATGGCGCCGTTGGCCGAAGTATTCGTGAACCGGGCTGGTGTTGAATTTGGGACAATAATGTTTTGCGGGGCGGACACCACCAGCCCGTCCGCTGAGGTAGTCTTGGGCGTATCTTCGCTCACGGGTGGATACGCCGAATGCGGCCAACCGGGAGCTCTAAGCCAAGCAGACGCGGCATCGGCAGAGGCGAAGAAGGCCCACCGATTGCCGGTGCTGGAGCGGTTTCTGGCAGATCACCGGGAGCCGGCGCCGGATAGTTTGGGCCGCGTTATCCAAATCAAGCGCGATGCGGCCGCCGGCGGCGTAGTTATCGTGGACGGTAAAGAGGAGCGCTTTGATAAAATTATCGTGGACAAGAAGGGCAACGAGCTCCCGTTATTAGCCGGGTAG
- a CDS encoding prepilin-type N-terminal cleavage/methylation domain-containing protein: MTASLTSARRRSNGFTLVELVIVIAISGSLLLIAFLGQGQLRNQARFDSSINKVMQDIAYARNFSLANVNEYGLGNNRTSQLAGAVLEFDNNHPDNKLTELEPVYANTDPATGAISHSNLPASGSCPAMADNECFEIFFNSPDPLQLTTATAGEIAFLNTDAGLTVCSHLGGGFMTIDTMCSSANPAFGHPINVVLRGLTGLTATIQIDPNTGLAKRL, translated from the coding sequence ATGACTGCCTCCCTCACATCGGCACGCAGGCGCAGCAACGGCTTCACGCTGGTCGAACTCGTGATCGTGATTGCCATTTCCGGGAGCCTGTTGCTCATCGCCTTTCTCGGCCAGGGCCAGTTGCGCAACCAGGCGCGTTTCGATTCTAGTATCAATAAGGTGATGCAAGATATCGCCTACGCTCGCAATTTTTCCCTAGCCAACGTGAATGAGTACGGCCTCGGCAATAACCGCACGTCGCAGCTCGCCGGCGCCGTGCTCGAATTCGACAACAACCACCCCGACAACAAGCTCACCGAACTCGAACCCGTTTACGCCAACACTGATCCCGCTACGGGCGCTATCTCCCACTCCAATCTACCCGCCTCCGGCAGCTGCCCGGCCATGGCCGACAACGAATGTTTCGAAATCTTTTTCAACTCGCCCGACCCACTGCAGCTCACCACCGCCACCGCCGGCGAGATAGCCTTCCTCAATACCGACGCCGGCCTTACCGTGTGCAGCCACCTGGGCGGCGGCTTTATGACCATCGACACCATGTGCTCGTCGGCCAACCCGGCCTTTGGCCACCCCATCAATGTCGTGCTGCGCGGCCTCACCGGCCTCACCGCCACCATCCAGATCGACCCCAACACTGGCCTCGCCAAGCGGCTCTAA
- a CDS encoding PadR family transcriptional regulator, with amino-acid sequence MTDKKISSDLLRGHTDTIILKLLMGGDKYGYEITKLVHEYSNQLYELKEATMYSSLKRLENDAHITSYWGDETQGGRRKYYRITGSGHELYQANRRNWDYAKQILDKLL; translated from the coding sequence ATGACAGATAAAAAAATCTCATCAGATCTGCTCCGCGGACACACCGACACTATCATCCTCAAGCTGTTGATGGGTGGCGACAAATATGGCTACGAAATCACCAAACTCGTGCACGAATATTCAAATCAACTCTATGAGCTGAAAGAGGCTACCATGTATTCAAGCCTCAAGCGCCTCGAAAATGACGCCCACATCACCTCCTACTGGGGCGATGAGACGCAAGGCGGCCGGCGAAAATACTACCGCATCACCGGCAGCGGCCACGAGCTCTACCAAGCCAACCGGCGAAACTGGGATTATGCCAAACAAATTCTTGATAAGTTATTGTAA
- a CDS encoding pentapeptide repeat-containing protein has protein sequence MMKKKLQEFLDKAFAPYGEFPARADVTHELLANLQEKFDNLKSQGKSDDEAYQATVDSFGDVAEIMEHVPHDEVKHQAESSVHREFKHSVLVQADLSSTELPGADFSGSAITEASFDGSNLAEAKFKGTALKGASFAGANLTHAMFNGSDLHNVRFDGANLAGTLLKGSALQGATFVGANLTNTDFTQSDVTGVSFDGQTLEGVSFNSASLKKTSFKNAVLRNVSFHHTAVKHAIFDGATMDKISYAILKGAKATLNNITVI, from the coding sequence ATGATGAAAAAGAAACTACAAGAATTTTTAGACAAAGCCTTCGCACCGTACGGTGAATTTCCGGCCCGAGCCGATGTGACGCACGAACTGCTCGCCAATCTCCAGGAGAAGTTTGATAACCTAAAAAGCCAAGGCAAGAGCGACGACGAAGCCTATCAGGCTACGGTTGACTCATTTGGCGATGTTGCCGAAATCATGGAGCATGTCCCGCACGACGAGGTAAAGCACCAGGCCGAGTCCAGCGTACATCGGGAATTCAAACACTCAGTATTGGTGCAGGCCGACCTCAGCAGCACCGAGTTGCCGGGAGCAGATTTTAGCGGCAGCGCCATCACAGAGGCCTCATTTGATGGATCGAACCTGGCGGAAGCCAAGTTTAAAGGCACTGCCCTCAAAGGTGCATCCTTCGCCGGCGCCAACCTCACGCATGCCATGTTTAATGGCAGCGATCTGCACAATGTGCGCTTTGACGGCGCCAACCTCGCGGGCACGCTACTCAAAGGCTCTGCCTTGCAGGGCGCGACCTTCGTAGGCGCCAATCTCACCAATACCGATTTTACCCAGTCCGATGTCACCGGCGTCTCCTTCGATGGCCAGACCCTCGAAGGCGTGAGCTTCAATAGCGCCTCGCTCAAGAAAACCTCGTTCAAGAACGCCGTATTGCGCAATGTGTCATTCCATCACACGGCCGTGAAGCACGCCATTTTCGATGGAGCAACCATGGACAAAATTTCGTACGCTATCTTGAAAGGCGCCAAAGCCACATTAAATAACATCACGGTAATATAA
- a CDS encoding ATP-binding cassette domain-containing protein codes for MEKRPTAITVNNLQKSYKKVIVLSDVSFVVEKGTIFALLGSNGAGKTTTINILTTLLNADGGTATVSGLDVATQADEVRNHISLTGQFAAVDEVLTARENLVLIGELRHVDDPAQTAADLLKQFDLVDAADRRSATFSGGMRRRLDIAMSLIGDPSVIFLDEPTTGLDPQSRNMMWETIKTLAKGGTTVFLTTQYLEEADQLADKIAILSQGKIVAEGTAQELKKLLPHGHIELRFSNQKQHDAAAKLLESYDPARNDDARSLTIATDGSVAQIAHLFNQIQAAHIDVAEFSQKLPTLDDAFLKIINENENEEKN; via the coding sequence ATGGAAAAACGCCCCACAGCCATAACAGTCAATAACCTGCAAAAATCATATAAAAAAGTCATCGTACTGAGCGACGTTTCGTTCGTCGTCGAAAAGGGAACCATCTTTGCCCTGCTTGGCTCGAACGGCGCCGGCAAAACCACCACCATCAATATTCTCACGACCCTGCTGAATGCCGACGGCGGTACCGCCACAGTCAGCGGCCTTGATGTAGCCACCCAAGCCGATGAAGTCCGCAATCACATCAGCCTCACTGGGCAATTTGCGGCCGTCGACGAAGTGCTCACCGCCAGAGAAAATTTAGTTCTCATCGGTGAACTCCGCCATGTCGACGATCCGGCTCAAACCGCCGCAGATTTGCTGAAGCAATTTGACCTCGTCGACGCGGCCGATCGCCGCAGCGCCACCTTCTCGGGCGGCATGCGCCGGCGGCTCGACATCGCCATGAGCCTCATCGGCGACCCGTCGGTCATCTTCCTAGACGAGCCCACCACCGGACTCGACCCCCAGAGCCGCAACATGATGTGGGAGACCATAAAAACCCTAGCCAAGGGAGGCACCACCGTGTTCCTGACGACCCAATACCTTGAGGAGGCCGACCAGCTGGCGGACAAAATCGCCATTTTGAGCCAAGGCAAAATTGTCGCCGAAGGCACAGCTCAGGAGCTGAAAAAACTCCTGCCGCACGGCCACATCGAGCTCAGGTTTTCGAACCAGAAGCAGCACGACGCCGCCGCCAAGCTACTTGAGAGCTACGACCCAGCGCGAAACGACGATGCCCGCTCGCTTACGATTGCCACCGATGGCAGTGTGGCGCAGATCGCCCACCTCTTCAACCAGATTCAGGCCGCGCACATCGACGTTGCCGAATTTTCCCAAAAGCTACCCACGCTCGATGACGCCTTTTTGAAAATCATTAATGAAAACGAAAACGAGGAGAAGAACTAA
- a CDS encoding ABC transporter permease, protein MHALHDTLVMAKRSLRHTIRSLDTIITVAATPIVLMLLFVYVLGGSFDTGSVKYINFVTPGIIILCVVSGIAYAALRLNNDMTKGMINRFRCMPIAPSSILGGHAVSSVLSNLFSVALVMIVALLIGFRSGAGLAQWLTFGGILLLFTAATTWLAIVFGLLAKSAEGAGAFSYILFTMIFISSAFTPTATMNPVVRAFAENQPMTPIIETMRSLLVNGTAGSSAWIAVAWCAGLLVVSYFLALRIYKTKTV, encoded by the coding sequence ATGCACGCCCTGCACGATACCCTGGTGATGGCTAAGCGCAGTCTGCGCCACACCATCCGCAGTCTTGATACCATCATCACTGTGGCCGCCACCCCGATCGTTTTGATGCTGCTGTTTGTGTATGTGCTTGGCGGCTCGTTTGACACCGGTTCGGTTAAGTACATCAACTTTGTGACGCCAGGTATCATCATCCTGTGCGTCGTGAGTGGCATCGCCTATGCGGCGCTGCGGCTCAACAACGACATGACCAAAGGCATGATTAACCGCTTCCGGTGTATGCCGATCGCCCCGTCGTCCATCTTGGGCGGCCACGCCGTTTCATCTGTGCTGTCCAACCTCTTTTCGGTCGCGTTGGTGATGATTGTGGCGCTGCTCATTGGCTTCCGGTCCGGTGCCGGCCTCGCGCAGTGGCTGACATTTGGCGGCATCCTGCTACTCTTTACTGCCGCCACCACCTGGCTCGCGATTGTATTTGGCCTCCTTGCAAAAAGTGCTGAGGGCGCCGGAGCGTTTAGCTACATTCTGTTCACGATGATTTTCATCAGCTCGGCCTTCACCCCTACGGCCACCATGAACCCGGTAGTGCGCGCCTTTGCCGAGAACCAGCCCATGACACCCATCATCGAGACCATGCGCTCGCTCTTGGTGAATGGTACCGCCGGAAGCAGCGCCTGGATCGCCGTGGCGTGGTGCGCCGGCCTGCTGGTCGTTTCGTACTTCCTAGCGCTGCGCATCTACAAAACAAAGACCGTCTGA
- a CDS encoding PKD domain-containing protein: MSTRVSWGHLAPAGKPHPTTKWSLLMVLLVVVVLGVPARVAAALPSVQSPTGPQSGGVFIGAYTFGTYISCSGGFSFSSSYSNSLDGTHSFGFWGAADGSLLVSIDGGGLQLVTSCGDPLTGPNTNVANYTVSKNTAPPPTPTPTPTPTPTPGATPTPTPPAGGGPGGGSSAGGASSPAATPHGAGASAAGAAASPVAASASGAAASPAAGPAAASGASPAPRAAGPPAIVPAALRAGIPQPDARVLAYANLGFGGLLLLGLGALLLRSRRAREAVEAVWRRSAVRLEPYVFRLHHLTRGRLRAAARDEPKPPGLSGHHHSGKLIAHHHTSYPALAFLLLACGVLTAAASVSTQAADSQLSLTVLGPPPSTPATIDQPVDGEHVSINTQTTRGSCPAGLLVEIYRNTTFAGSTSCDTGGLYNLVVTLVPGANDLVARDVDALSQYGPDSALVTVYYDAPAPTPSPTPTPTPTTPGAAPAGSETPTPKPTATPKPAPAPSPAPLLLESDTHFFQAAGPEVAMNWQLKLSGGVAPYRLTWSWGDGSQETTTTAAAGLVTGTHRYAQAGTYHPTVRVDDAAGTEAVITMLAQINGTVPSGILRPFEAPGNLVLVWPGLAVTSILVISFWLGERHRLSVSRASLAP, encoded by the coding sequence ATGAGCACGCGTGTTAGCTGGGGGCATCTTGCTCCTGCTGGAAAGCCGCATCCCACCACCAAATGGAGCCTGCTCATGGTGCTGTTGGTGGTGGTTGTGCTTGGTGTACCCGCACGCGTGGCGGCGGCGCTACCCTCGGTGCAAAGCCCCACGGGCCCCCAGAGTGGGGGAGTGTTTATCGGCGCCTACACCTTTGGTACCTATATTTCGTGTTCCGGCGGCTTTAGTTTTTCCAGTTCCTACTCCAACTCACTCGACGGCACGCACAGCTTCGGCTTCTGGGGAGCGGCCGACGGCTCGCTGCTCGTGAGCATCGACGGCGGGGGACTGCAGCTCGTAACCTCGTGCGGCGATCCGCTCACGGGGCCCAACACCAATGTGGCCAACTACACCGTGAGCAAAAACACCGCCCCGCCACCCACCCCAACGCCGACCCCTACGCCCACCCCGACCCCCGGCGCCACCCCCACGCCGACGCCGCCGGCCGGCGGCGGACCTGGCGGCGGCTCCAGCGCCGGGGGAGCGAGCAGCCCGGCCGCCACGCCCCACGGCGCCGGGGCTTCGGCTGCCGGTGCCGCGGCGTCGCCGGTAGCGGCCAGCGCGTCCGGAGCCGCCGCCTCGCCCGCCGCCGGCCCGGCCGCCGCATCCGGCGCCAGCCCCGCCCCGAGGGCCGCCGGCCCGCCCGCCATCGTACCGGCGGCCCTGCGCGCCGGCATTCCGCAGCCCGATGCGCGTGTGCTGGCCTATGCCAACCTGGGCTTCGGCGGGCTGTTGCTCCTGGGCCTTGGCGCGCTGTTGTTGCGCTCGCGGCGGGCCCGCGAGGCCGTCGAAGCCGTCTGGCGTCGCAGCGCGGTCCGGCTGGAGCCGTACGTCTTCCGGCTGCATCACCTCACCCGCGGACGGCTGCGAGCGGCCGCGCGCGACGAACCCAAGCCGCCGGGCTTGAGCGGCCATCATCACAGCGGCAAACTCATAGCCCATCACCACACCTCGTACCCGGCGCTGGCCTTTCTGTTGCTGGCGTGTGGCGTACTCACCGCTGCCGCCTCGGTGTCGACGCAAGCCGCCGATTCGCAGCTCTCGCTGACCGTGTTGGGCCCGCCGCCCTCCACGCCCGCCACCATCGACCAGCCCGTCGACGGCGAGCACGTCAGCATCAACACCCAAACCACGCGGGGGAGTTGCCCCGCCGGACTCCTGGTCGAAATCTACCGCAACACTACGTTTGCCGGTAGTACCTCGTGTGATACTGGCGGCCTCTACAATCTCGTCGTCACGCTCGTCCCCGGCGCCAACGACCTCGTGGCTCGCGATGTCGACGCGCTCAGCCAGTACGGCCCCGATTCCGCGCTCGTGACGGTCTACTACGACGCCCCCGCCCCCACGCCTAGTCCTACGCCCACGCCGACCCCTACGACCCCGGGCGCCGCTCCGGCGGGCTCCGAAACCCCCACCCCCAAGCCCACCGCCACCCCCAAGCCCGCCCCGGCGCCCTCTCCCGCGCCGCTGCTGCTCGAGAGCGATACACACTTCTTCCAGGCTGCCGGCCCCGAGGTGGCAATGAATTGGCAACTCAAGCTAAGCGGCGGGGTAGCGCCCTACCGCCTCACCTGGAGTTGGGGCGACGGCTCCCAAGAAACCACCACAACCGCGGCCGCCGGCCTCGTTACGGGCACGCATCGATATGCGCAGGCCGGTACATACCACCCCACGGTACGCGTCGACGATGCCGCCGGCACCGAAGCCGTCATCACCATGCTGGCCCAGATCAACGGTACCGTTCCGTCCGGCATTCTCCGCCCATTTGAAGCCCCCGGCAACTTGGTGCTGGTGTGGCCCGGCCTGGCCGTCACGAGCATCCTCGTGATCAGTTTTTGGCTCGGCGAGCGACACCGGCTATCGGTCAGTCGTGCCTCTCTAGCGCCATAA
- a CDS encoding Bro-N domain-containing protein — protein MPDNEELPLPSEGESKIDLFKGKEIRKVLHEGEWWFVVVDVIASLTGSIDPTGYVKDMRRRDKGLAEGWGQIATPLRIETSKGPQNINCANIEGLFRIMQSVPSPKAEPFKKWLAKSAFERLQEIDNPELAVQRAIALYRAKGYPDGWIDTRIKNKVSREILTKEWFERGVQDMDYAILTDAISIETFGLSTAKHKELKGLKSQSLRDNMTPIELTLTTLGEQSATEITRANNAQGKWQNLTAAKAGGKIAGNARMQLEEATGQTVVSDQSYLTERQRQNNAQIEATINDTLSRILRLPGTDPLEAGEIGTVS, from the coding sequence ATGCCTGACAATGAAGAGTTGCCTTTGCCCAGTGAGGGCGAAAGCAAAATCGACCTTTTCAAAGGCAAAGAAATCCGTAAAGTTTTACATGAAGGCGAGTGGTGGTTCGTTGTCGTAGATGTTATTGCTAGTCTCACTGGATCGATTGATCCAACTGGTTATGTAAAGGACATGCGGCGTCGAGATAAGGGTCTAGCAGAAGGGTGGGGGCAAATTGCCACCCCCCTTCGCATTGAAACCTCTAAAGGGCCACAAAACATCAATTGTGCCAATATTGAGGGGCTTTTCCGTATAATGCAGTCCGTGCCCTCTCCAAAGGCAGAGCCATTCAAAAAATGGCTGGCAAAGTCTGCATTTGAACGGTTACAGGAAATCGACAATCCCGAGCTGGCAGTCCAACGTGCCATTGCTCTTTATCGGGCAAAGGGTTATCCCGATGGGTGGATCGATACTAGAATTAAAAATAAGGTCAGTCGAGAAATCCTGACTAAAGAATGGTTTGAGCGCGGCGTACAGGATATGGATTACGCAATCTTAACAGATGCAATTTCCATTGAGACTTTCGGATTGAGCACGGCCAAGCACAAAGAGCTCAAAGGACTAAAAAGCCAGAGTCTCCGCGATAATATGACGCCAATTGAGCTAACCCTTACTACATTGGGTGAGCAATCCGCCACCGAGATAACCCGTGCTAATAATGCTCAGGGGAAATGGCAAAATCTTACGGCGGCAAAAGCTGGTGGTAAAATTGCTGGAAACGCAAGAATGCAACTTGAGGAAGCAACAGGGCAAACGGTTGTATCTGATCAAAGCTATCTTACTGAACGTCAAAGACAAAATAATGCCCAAATTGAGGCTACAATTAATGATACTCTTAGCCGGATATTACGCCTTCCGGGGACTGACCCGCTTGAAGCAGGCGAGATTGGTACAGTCAGCTAG
- a CDS encoding IS1595 family transposase has product METLNLIAFYNRFPNEDACHAYLAESRWHGEPICPHCGCLDVYTLKSRRIFKCTACMKQFSARIGTIFEESRLPLQKWFLAIYLLTSHKKGVSSIQMSKHLGITQKSAWFLLQRIRHAVLDGSDRLLNGIVEVDETYIGGHQKGVGMNASNKSTNKTPVMGLVERKGHIKTHIVTKGSAPYLLPHIIKDIDPRATVMTDQLKAYHALTAMGYPHYSVNHTKEYVVGTVHTNTIEGYWSHLKSGIDAIYIGVSRKHMAKYAGEFGYRYNTREMKDGERFENWFGYASGKRLTYKGLIG; this is encoded by the coding sequence ATGGAAACCCTCAATCTCATCGCCTTTTACAACCGCTTCCCCAACGAAGATGCCTGCCACGCCTATCTAGCTGAATCTCGTTGGCATGGTGAGCCTATTTGCCCCCACTGCGGCTGCTTAGATGTTTACACCCTCAAGTCTCGCCGGATATTCAAATGCACGGCTTGTATGAAACAATTCTCGGCTCGTATTGGCACAATCTTTGAAGAGTCTCGTCTTCCCCTCCAGAAGTGGTTCTTGGCTATATATTTGCTTACATCCCACAAGAAAGGCGTTAGCTCTATCCAGATGAGCAAACATCTTGGCATTACCCAGAAAAGTGCCTGGTTCCTGCTCCAGCGTATCCGCCATGCGGTTTTAGATGGAAGTGACAGACTTCTAAATGGAATTGTAGAAGTAGATGAAACCTATATTGGCGGCCATCAAAAGGGCGTTGGCATGAACGCCAGTAACAAGTCTACGAACAAGACACCCGTGATGGGACTTGTGGAGCGCAAAGGCCACATCAAGACTCATATTGTGACCAAGGGGTCAGCTCCCTATCTTCTGCCTCACATCATCAAAGACATTGACCCAAGGGCTACGGTTATGACTGACCAGCTCAAGGCGTATCACGCTCTCACTGCTATGGGCTATCCGCATTACTCGGTAAATCACACCAAAGAATACGTGGTCGGAACGGTGCACACGAACACAATTGAGGGGTACTGGAGCCATCTTAAGTCTGGTATCGACGCCATCTATATTGGAGTAAGCCGGAAGCATATGGCGAAGTACGCGGGGGAGTTTGGTTATCGGTACAATACCCGCGAGATGAAGGATGGTGAGCGATTCGAGAACTGGTTCGGATATGCGAGCGGGAAACGGCTGACGTATAAGGGACTTATTGGCTAG
- a CDS encoding LamG domain-containing protein, whose amino-acid sequence MLKPKRHLGSIAAAALLLAPAVAMQLLPAAASADLLQSTHFRLDPNVADTFGGATGSASYQLTDAGGEGAVGSGASQSYKLTQGYVSQLAHSLSLSVLPGSTYAYWPLDTGTGTVAYDVGTTADDGTLVAAPSWTTGIVGQGVTLNGSSQYVSTATSVANPTTFTLEVWFKSTSSNGGELMGLGSAQTGSSATVDRVLYLDNAGHIVFGTKPSAFKTVATASTYTDGSWHHVAATLGATGLLLYVDGLRQGTDASTTTVANFSGYWRLGFDSLAGWPSAPTSNFLAGTIDEARVYTRALSDAEIKNDYTAGANALKGAFTLPNITPGQSQTYSADAVVRTDAAGYDLYMQALTPLTHTDTVTTIPNVSGTIASPAAWTEGTTKGIGFTLTAGTSLEGKWGTSPGYAYAGLPSTATVYHSRTGLTAGVPELTTIQYRADTTSSQKQGTYSATIVYTATVRP is encoded by the coding sequence ATGCTAAAGCCTAAACGACACCTTGGCTCGATTGCAGCGGCCGCCCTGCTGCTGGCTCCCGCCGTCGCCATGCAACTCCTGCCGGCCGCCGCCTCGGCCGACCTGTTACAAAGCACGCACTTTCGGCTCGATCCGAATGTGGCCGACACCTTCGGCGGCGCCACCGGCTCGGCCTCATACCAGCTCACCGATGCCGGCGGTGAGGGAGCAGTGGGCTCGGGCGCTAGCCAGAGCTACAAACTCACCCAGGGTTATGTCAGCCAGCTGGCGCACTCGCTTTCGCTCTCGGTGCTGCCCGGCTCCACCTATGCCTACTGGCCGCTCGACACCGGCACCGGCACCGTCGCCTACGACGTCGGCACCACTGCCGACGACGGCACCCTCGTAGCCGCGCCGAGCTGGACGACCGGCATCGTGGGCCAAGGCGTCACGCTCAATGGCTCCAGTCAATATGTTTCTACCGCCACCTCGGTCGCCAATCCTACGACCTTCACGCTCGAAGTGTGGTTCAAATCCACGAGCTCCAACGGCGGCGAGCTCATGGGCCTGGGCAGCGCCCAAACCGGCTCCAGCGCCACCGTAGACCGCGTGCTGTACCTCGATAATGCTGGCCACATCGTGTTTGGCACCAAGCCGAGTGCCTTCAAAACCGTCGCCACCGCCTCTACCTACACCGACGGCTCGTGGCACCACGTGGCTGCCACGCTCGGCGCCACCGGGTTGCTGCTCTACGTGGATGGCCTGCGCCAGGGCACCGACGCCAGCACCACCACGGTGGCCAACTTCAGTGGCTACTGGCGCCTCGGCTTCGATAGCCTCGCCGGCTGGCCCTCGGCGCCCACGAGCAATTTCCTGGCCGGCACCATCGATGAAGCCCGCGTCTACACCCGCGCCCTGAGCGACGCCGAGATCAAAAACGACTACACTGCCGGCGCCAACGCCCTCAAAGGCGCCTTCACGCTGCCCAACATCACCCCTGGCCAGTCCCAAACCTACTCAGCCGACGCGGTAGTGCGCACCGACGCCGCCGGCTACGACCTTTACATGCAGGCGCTCACCCCACTCACCCACACCGACACCGTCACTACTATCCCCAATGTCTCCGGCACCATTGCCTCACCGGCCGCCTGGACCGAAGGCACCACGAAGGGCATTGGCTTCACGCTCACCGCCGGCACCTCCCTGGAAGGCAAATGGGGGACCAGTCCGGGTTACGCCTATGCCGGCCTGCCCAGCACCGCCACCGTTTACCACTCGCGCACCGGCCTCACCGCCGGTGTCCCCGAGCTCACCACTATCCAATACCGCGCCGACACCACCAGCAGCCAAAAGCAGGGCACCTACTCGGCTACCATTGTTTACACGGCGACCGTTCGGCCATGA